The Rhizobium sp. WSM4643 genome has a window encoding:
- a CDS encoding Gfo/Idh/MocA family protein produces MPAKQERRLRIGVLGAGQIAQAAHFESCTKAANADLYAICDVAEDLRERMAITHQAEKTYGDFDRMLADPDLDAVIIATADAFHVPASIRALQAGKHVLCEKPVGVTIEECLELKAAVDTSGKVFQVGHMKRFDAGLQAAKSFIRDEMGEMVALKAWYCDSTHRYPMTDAVQPLIVTSANAKKPSTNPKADLRRYYMLAHGCHLIDTARYFAGDIVSVNARLSERAGIWCWFVDVEFASGTLGHLDLTVQVRMDWHEGFQIYGENGSILGKTYNPWYYKTSEVDIFREADGATHRVLGADGHFYRRQVEGFARTILDGTATEGADIDDGLASVRAMVAVARSAESGKAVALSDVTGGV; encoded by the coding sequence ATGCCAGCAAAACAGGAAAGACGTCTCCGCATCGGCGTATTGGGAGCGGGCCAGATTGCCCAGGCCGCGCATTTCGAGAGCTGCACCAAGGCAGCCAATGCCGACCTCTATGCGATTTGCGACGTTGCCGAGGATCTCCGCGAACGGATGGCCATCACCCACCAGGCGGAAAAAACCTATGGCGACTTCGACAGGATGCTGGCCGATCCCGACCTCGATGCGGTGATCATCGCGACCGCCGATGCCTTTCACGTCCCGGCTTCCATTCGCGCCCTTCAGGCAGGCAAGCATGTCCTCTGCGAAAAACCCGTCGGTGTCACCATCGAGGAATGCCTTGAACTGAAGGCTGCAGTCGACACGTCGGGAAAGGTGTTTCAGGTCGGGCATATGAAGCGTTTCGACGCGGGGCTCCAGGCCGCCAAGTCCTTCATCCGCGATGAAATGGGCGAGATGGTTGCTCTGAAAGCATGGTATTGCGACAGCACGCATCGCTATCCGATGACCGATGCGGTCCAGCCGCTGATCGTCACCAGCGCCAATGCGAAGAAACCCTCTACCAATCCGAAGGCCGACCTGCGGCGCTACTACATGCTTGCCCACGGTTGCCATCTGATCGACACGGCACGGTATTTCGCCGGCGACATCGTCTCCGTCAACGCTCGTCTGTCCGAGCGCGCCGGCATCTGGTGCTGGTTCGTGGACGTGGAATTTGCCTCCGGCACGCTCGGCCATCTCGATCTTACCGTCCAGGTGCGCATGGACTGGCACGAAGGCTTTCAGATCTACGGCGAGAACGGCAGCATTTTGGGCAAGACCTATAACCCGTGGTACTACAAGACCAGCGAGGTGGACATTTTCCGGGAAGCGGACGGTGCCACCCATCGCGTGCTCGGTGCCGACGGCCATTTCTATCGCCGTCAGGTCGAGGGCTTCGCCCGCACCATTCTGGACGGCACCGCGACGGAAGGCGCCGACATCGATGATGGCCTGGCATCCGTTCGGGCCATGGTCGCCGTCGCGCGTTCCGCCGAAAGCGGCAAGGCGGTTGCGCTGTCCGACGTCACAGGTGGCGTGTGA
- a CDS encoding PfkB family carbohydrate kinase: protein MSRPFQVLGFGALAIDDIIYVDRGLTAGKGKVTKRATDHGGNVATALVAVARLGGRAGFIGWLGDERAADVAASELERDGVDISLAPRHADAAPIRSVITVGPDGDRFIAYDDDVLHGTSDTLPDDVLMQAPVLLIDGYATHSERVVARARALGLAVIADIEWTVGAATDRILAFADHLVLPLAFGREYTGESDPTMILDKLWSKDRSAVVLTDGERGTYLRQKSDATWWHVPAYQVQAVDTTGAGDCFHGAYALALAEGKSPLDCTAYATAAAAISVTARGGRRGLPDHRTCLAWMAAENAPMPLPMRQS, encoded by the coding sequence GTGTCGCGCCCTTTCCAGGTTCTGGGCTTCGGCGCCCTGGCCATCGATGACATCATCTATGTCGATCGGGGGCTGACGGCCGGCAAGGGGAAGGTGACGAAGCGTGCCACGGACCATGGCGGCAACGTGGCGACGGCCCTTGTTGCCGTCGCCCGGCTTGGCGGGCGCGCCGGCTTCATCGGCTGGCTCGGCGATGAGCGGGCGGCCGATGTGGCGGCCAGCGAGCTCGAGCGCGACGGCGTCGACATATCGCTGGCTCCCCGCCACGCTGATGCCGCGCCGATCCGCTCGGTGATCACCGTCGGTCCCGACGGCGACCGGTTCATCGCTTATGACGACGATGTGCTGCACGGCACGTCGGATACGCTGCCCGACGATGTTCTGATGCAGGCTCCGGTGCTGCTGATCGATGGCTACGCCACGCACTCGGAACGGGTCGTGGCGCGCGCACGCGCCTTGGGCCTGGCCGTGATTGCCGATATCGAATGGACGGTCGGTGCCGCGACCGACCGAATCCTGGCTTTTGCCGATCACCTAGTGCTGCCGCTTGCCTTCGGGCGGGAGTACACCGGTGAGAGTGATCCCACGATGATCCTGGACAAGCTTTGGTCAAAGGATCGGTCCGCGGTTGTCCTCACTGATGGCGAACGAGGGACCTACCTCCGCCAGAAAAGCGATGCCACCTGGTGGCATGTGCCGGCGTATCAGGTTCAGGCGGTCGATACGACCGGCGCCGGTGATTGTTTTCACGGTGCCTACGCCCTTGCCCTCGCGGAGGGGAAGAGCCCGCTTGATTGCACTGCCTATGCCACGGCGGCGGCCGCCATTTCCGTGACCGCACGGGGAGGGCGCAGAGGCCTGCCGGATCACCGGACGTGTCTGGCATGGATGGCGGCGGAGAATGCGCCCATGCCGCTCCCGATGCGCCAATCATAA
- a CDS encoding DeoR/GlpR family DNA-binding transcription regulator, which yields MLAEQRRQQIMLELQRVGQARTRQLAEFFKVSEVTIRSDLEIMDAKKQLIKTHGGAIALPSDSPAAAFEERMQRNFDAKRRIAQMAARQIIDNQSIVFDSGSTLLQVAMQMPPVNNVVVATTAMNIAQHLMYRPGLDVHMIGGRVFPSTVSTIVQDSDKAVGGLVAHQAFVGAHAIDQAFDVVDVSEDVARTKRNLVRMARRVVLVADSSKFDIGASSKAFSLSRVDLIITDSNMPHSIRHRLDKLGVEVRYA from the coding sequence ATGCTTGCAGAACAGAGGCGGCAGCAGATCATGCTGGAACTTCAACGGGTCGGTCAGGCACGCACCCGCCAGCTCGCGGAATTCTTCAAGGTCTCGGAAGTGACGATCCGCTCCGATCTCGAAATCATGGACGCCAAGAAGCAGCTGATCAAAACGCATGGCGGTGCAATCGCCCTGCCATCCGACTCGCCGGCAGCGGCCTTCGAGGAACGCATGCAACGCAATTTCGATGCGAAGCGACGCATCGCCCAGATGGCTGCGCGACAGATCATCGACAATCAGTCGATCGTCTTCGACAGCGGTTCGACGCTGCTGCAGGTGGCCATGCAGATGCCACCGGTCAACAACGTCGTGGTTGCGACAACGGCAATGAACATCGCCCAGCATCTGATGTACCGGCCAGGGCTCGACGTGCACATGATCGGCGGCCGCGTGTTTCCCAGTACCGTGAGCACGATCGTACAGGACTCCGACAAGGCGGTCGGCGGCCTCGTCGCCCACCAGGCTTTTGTCGGCGCCCACGCGATCGATCAGGCCTTCGATGTCGTCGATGTCTCCGAGGACGTGGCGCGGACCAAGCGCAACCTGGTTCGCATGGCCCGGCGTGTCGTCCTCGTGGCGGATTCGAGCAAATTCGACATCGGCGCTTCCTCCAAAGCCTTCTCACTATCGCGCGTCGATCTGATCATCACGGACAGCAACATGCCGCACAGCATTCGCCACCGGCTGGACAAGCTGGGCGTGGAGGTTCGCTACGCGTGA
- a CDS encoding sugar phosphate isomerase/epimerase family protein: MKNAELQIGCQTFTWEMLGTGWGGGPDDLVRAIADGGYAGIEITDTMIGHYALKPADFARTLTDAGLALVSFAFGSASGFTVAEKIVSDLDTARRWVDFAANFPGAMISMGSATVVSDGPRDEKFAIAAECYNRATEIGQSAGVAVAVHPSSHHNTLLFTRNEYDRLFALLDPRVGWVPDTGHILRGGQQIGDTLAAHRDRIRYVHLKDVDADGTWAMLGEGVCDVPTVISAVRDAPNFIGWIVVEEESDHAGSDPAAAVRANRETLRHLGF, translated from the coding sequence ATGAAAAATGCTGAGCTGCAGATCGGCTGCCAGACATTCACCTGGGAGATGCTGGGTACCGGTTGGGGCGGCGGTCCGGACGATCTGGTGCGCGCCATTGCCGACGGCGGATATGCCGGTATCGAAATCACCGACACGATGATCGGTCACTACGCGCTCAAGCCTGCCGACTTTGCCCGCACCCTGACGGACGCCGGTTTGGCGCTGGTTTCCTTTGCTTTCGGCTCCGCCAGCGGCTTCACGGTGGCGGAAAAGATTGTCTCCGATCTCGACACGGCGCGGCGATGGGTCGATTTCGCGGCGAATTTTCCCGGCGCGATGATATCGATGGGATCGGCGACGGTCGTCTCGGACGGTCCGCGCGATGAGAAATTCGCCATTGCGGCCGAGTGCTACAATCGGGCGACCGAGATCGGACAGTCGGCCGGCGTTGCCGTTGCTGTTCATCCTTCCTCGCACCACAACACGCTGCTCTTTACCCGGAACGAGTATGATCGCCTGTTTGCTCTCTTGGACCCGCGGGTGGGTTGGGTGCCGGATACCGGCCATATCCTGCGAGGCGGCCAGCAGATCGGCGATACGCTGGCGGCCCACCGGGACCGGATCCGCTACGTGCATCTGAAGGATGTCGACGCCGACGGGACCTGGGCGATGCTCGGCGAAGGCGTCTGCGACGTGCCTACCGTGATTTCGGCCGTTCGGGATGCGCCGAACTTTATCGGCTGGATCGTGGTGGAAGAAGAATCGGACCATGCCGGATCCGATCCTGCCGCCGCCGTTCGCGCGAACCGCGAGACGCTTCGACATCTGGGGTTTTAG
- a CDS encoding class I fructose-bisphosphate aldolase — protein MGLGTKVRLARLFSNPSGHLFGGAVDHFVGYGNVREGGLADLPGALRRVMAGGPDYISIQPGAARHLWSEYAGKAALVIQGGCFTADDRIRQLIATPEDAVRYGADALAVAIPVRGATEGEYIRWLTDTVNAAARFEMPVVAHVYPRDFSDGGKIVFTPDEIAYAVRIGFEAGVDVIKVGYTGDFESFRETVATCPIPVVIAGGPKTDTLLGALVQTSEALRAGAKGAVVGRNLWGHGDTTMAARAFKLVIHKGMTPEDALAAAGA, from the coding sequence ATGGGTCTCGGAACCAAAGTCCGCCTCGCACGCCTGTTCTCGAACCCATCGGGTCATCTGTTCGGAGGCGCCGTCGATCATTTTGTCGGTTATGGCAATGTGCGTGAGGGCGGGCTTGCCGACCTGCCGGGTGCGCTGAGACGCGTCATGGCGGGAGGCCCCGACTATATCAGTATCCAGCCCGGCGCGGCGCGCCACCTCTGGTCGGAATATGCCGGAAAGGCAGCGCTCGTCATTCAGGGCGGTTGCTTCACCGCCGACGACCGCATTCGCCAGCTCATTGCGACCCCGGAAGACGCGGTGCGTTATGGTGCGGACGCTCTGGCTGTCGCCATTCCCGTGCGCGGCGCCACCGAAGGAGAGTATATCCGCTGGCTCACCGATACGGTCAACGCCGCCGCCCGCTTCGAGATGCCGGTCGTCGCCCATGTCTATCCCCGCGATTTTTCCGACGGCGGCAAGATCGTGTTCACCCCGGATGAGATTGCCTATGCGGTGCGCATCGGCTTCGAGGCCGGCGTCGATGTGATCAAGGTCGGCTACACCGGCGATTTCGAGTCCTTCCGCGAGACCGTTGCGACCTGCCCGATTCCGGTCGTGATCGCCGGCGGCCCGAAGACCGATACGCTGCTTGGAGCGCTCGTCCAAACGTCGGAAGCATTGCGCGCCGGGGCCAAAGGCGCGGTCGTCGGTCGCAACCTCTGGGGTCACGGCGATACGACCATGGCCGCACGCGCCTTCAAGCTCGTCATTCATAAGGGGATGACGCCGGAGGATGCGCTGGCGGCGGCCGGTGCTTGA
- a CDS encoding Gfo/Idh/MocA family protein, with product MAQTNGMKLRIGVVGCGNISLAYMRNAPLFSGVEITACADLNTDAAKRRAAEFDLRAADVDSLIDDRNIDLILNLTIPAAHFDVSIRALSAGKHVFTEKPLCVTAAEGRSLVDAAAVTGLMLGSAPDTFLGAAGRHARRQMEAGAIGKPVTGTAFMMGRGMEHWHPDPSFYYQAGAGPLMDMGPYYLTMMVNLMGPIRRVQAVATSGQEERLITAEGPKQGTTFKVGTPTSVLSLLEFDCGATVTFGTSWDVFRHSNHPIELHGTEGSLRLPDPDNFGGSVALSSRGAPWQETDTSGELFGAVNWPIAAPDRANYRMLGLADLARAIIEGRRPRASGDLALHVLEVMEAILRAGETGTAQTISGIVAQPKELREDEARSLLA from the coding sequence ATGGCACAGACCAATGGTATGAAACTCAGGATCGGCGTGGTGGGATGCGGCAACATTTCACTCGCCTATATGCGCAACGCGCCGCTGTTTTCCGGCGTCGAAATCACCGCCTGTGCAGATCTCAACACAGACGCCGCCAAGCGCCGCGCGGCGGAGTTCGATCTGCGGGCGGCTGACGTCGATAGCCTCATTGACGATAGGAACATCGACCTCATCCTCAACCTGACGATCCCGGCTGCGCATTTTGACGTTTCGATACGGGCGCTGTCGGCAGGCAAGCATGTCTTCACGGAGAAGCCGCTCTGTGTCACGGCCGCCGAAGGACGTAGCTTGGTGGATGCCGCCGCCGTAACGGGCCTCATGCTCGGCTCGGCGCCAGACACGTTCCTCGGGGCGGCCGGACGCCATGCCCGGCGGCAGATGGAAGCCGGCGCCATCGGCAAGCCGGTGACTGGAACAGCCTTCATGATGGGGCGCGGCATGGAGCACTGGCATCCGGATCCCAGCTTTTATTACCAGGCCGGCGCAGGCCCGCTGATGGATATGGGGCCTTATTATCTGACGATGATGGTCAATCTGATGGGGCCGATCCGCCGTGTGCAGGCCGTCGCCACAAGCGGGCAGGAAGAGCGGCTCATCACGGCGGAGGGACCGAAGCAGGGCACCACGTTCAAGGTCGGCACGCCGACCAGTGTGCTGTCGCTGCTGGAATTCGATTGCGGCGCCACGGTCACCTTCGGCACCTCCTGGGACGTCTTCCGCCACTCCAATCACCCCATCGAGCTCCACGGAACCGAAGGCTCGCTGCGCCTGCCCGACCCCGACAATTTCGGCGGCTCCGTCGCGCTCTCCAGCCGCGGCGCGCCCTGGCAGGAAACGGATACATCCGGCGAACTGTTCGGTGCCGTCAATTGGCCGATCGCAGCGCCTGATCGGGCCAACTACCGCATGCTGGGTCTTGCCGATCTCGCGCGCGCAATCATCGAAGGCCGTAGGCCCCGCGCTTCGGGTGATCTGGCACTGCACGTGCTCGAAGTCATGGAAGCGATCCTGCGTGCAGGTGAAACCGGTACGGCGCAGACCATTTCGGGTATCGTCGCGCAGCCGAAAGAATTGCGGGAAGACGAAGCGAGGAGTTTGCTGGCATGA
- a CDS encoding LacI family DNA-binding transcriptional regulator, translating to MAKKNYKSMDDFATAAGVSRPTLSKYFDDPSQIKEVTRKRIEAALKKSHFEPNLFARHLNRKRTRNIGILVPTMSDPFYVQVVSLIELELRERGFWPVQISSHTRPELEAEAVRTLLSLKVAGAIVAPLGAGSRRSALERLRDAIPVVCFDNPADADLPYVGNDNAQSMAAIVQYLCRSGEPPIFLEIPHMTENAGERQESYRATMAREGHTALVIDCDAPPSWEFERLGYEQMQRILGTGGLPGKTLLCANDRFAFGAMAAAFASGLKIGRSDTCDVRIAGHDDHPLSRYTCPSLTTMAQNAPEIAAKSVELLLAHIESEDDGTTPVTNRVILEATLVMRDSA from the coding sequence ATGGCCAAGAAAAACTATAAATCGATGGACGACTTCGCGACCGCCGCCGGCGTCTCGCGTCCGACCTTGTCGAAATATTTCGATGACCCCTCGCAGATCAAGGAGGTGACCCGCAAGCGGATCGAGGCGGCTCTGAAGAAGTCGCATTTCGAGCCGAACCTTTTCGCGCGGCATCTCAATCGCAAGCGGACCAGGAATATCGGCATTCTGGTCCCGACCATGTCGGATCCCTTTTATGTGCAGGTGGTGTCGCTGATTGAGCTGGAGTTGCGTGAAAGAGGATTCTGGCCCGTCCAAATCTCTTCGCACACGAGGCCGGAGCTGGAGGCGGAGGCCGTTCGGACTCTGCTCTCGCTGAAGGTCGCGGGTGCGATCGTGGCGCCGCTCGGAGCCGGTTCGCGCCGTTCCGCGCTGGAAAGGCTGAGGGATGCCATACCCGTCGTCTGCTTCGACAATCCTGCCGACGCCGACCTTCCCTATGTCGGCAACGATAACGCTCAAAGCATGGCAGCCATTGTGCAATATCTCTGCCGGTCCGGTGAGCCGCCGATCTTCCTGGAAATTCCGCATATGACCGAAAATGCCGGCGAGCGGCAGGAGAGCTACCGCGCGACCATGGCGAGGGAAGGGCATACTGCGCTGGTCATCGATTGCGACGCGCCACCTTCCTGGGAATTCGAGCGTCTCGGATACGAGCAGATGCAGAGAATTCTTGGCACTGGCGGTCTTCCGGGCAAAACGCTCCTATGTGCCAACGACCGCTTCGCTTTCGGCGCGATGGCAGCCGCCTTTGCGTCGGGACTGAAAATCGGCCGTAGCGACACGTGCGACGTGCGCATCGCCGGACACGACGATCACCCGCTTAGCCGATATACCTGTCCGTCACTGACGACCATGGCCCAGAACGCACCCGAGATCGCCGCGAAATCCGTGGAGCTTTTGCTGGCGCATATCGAAAGCGAGGATGATGGAACGACCCCTGTGACGAACAGGGTGATCCTCGAAGCGACGCTTGTTATGCGCGACTCGGCTTGA
- a CDS encoding alpha/beta hydrolase: MTELDESAKRALAWPGDPQTPVESCTPALARQQYLDSFADIQRPLEDVAEILERHVGAVRLKIWRGRAAPRQGAPALLYLHGGGFVIGAPETHEDIGRTLANMAGAVVVSPDYRLAPEHPFPAAIDDCAAALVWMTEHADELGIDPLRIIVAGDSAGGNLAAVVALLARDGQVPDIIGQVLIYPVTDQLQTSDSYSRYEEGFGLTAAAMKWFRDHYLPDAESRSDWRASPLSVASLTGVAPALVILAGYDVLFDEGAAYAERLGTEAKATTRTWRGQIHGFVSKRGAIPEAQEALEAIAMAWRAMDPALAR, translated from the coding sequence ATGACAGAACTGGACGAATCCGCCAAACGCGCCCTAGCGTGGCCTGGCGACCCGCAAACGCCGGTCGAAAGCTGCACCCCGGCGCTGGCGCGGCAGCAGTATCTCGATAGTTTCGCAGACATCCAGCGGCCGCTCGAAGACGTGGCCGAGATCCTGGAAAGGCATGTAGGCGCCGTCAGGTTGAAGATATGGCGCGGCCGCGCTGCGCCGCGCCAGGGCGCACCGGCCTTGCTTTATCTCCATGGCGGCGGCTTTGTCATCGGCGCGCCCGAAACTCATGAGGATATCGGCCGGACGCTTGCCAATATGGCGGGTGCCGTGGTGGTTTCGCCCGACTATCGCCTCGCCCCCGAACATCCCTTTCCGGCAGCGATCGACGACTGCGCCGCCGCACTCGTCTGGATGACGGAGCATGCGGATGAGCTCGGCATCGATCCCTTGCGGATTATCGTTGCCGGCGATAGCGCCGGCGGCAATTTGGCCGCCGTCGTCGCCCTGCTGGCGCGGGACGGACAGGTGCCTGATATCATCGGACAGGTGTTGATCTATCCAGTGACCGACCAGTTGCAGACAAGCGACAGCTACTCACGTTACGAAGAGGGTTTCGGCTTGACGGCCGCAGCGATGAAATGGTTCCGAGACCACTACCTGCCGGACGCCGAAAGCCGGTCGGATTGGCGCGCCTCGCCGCTGAGCGTGGCGTCGCTGACGGGCGTGGCGCCGGCACTGGTGATCCTTGCCGGATACGACGTGCTGTTCGACGAAGGGGCCGCTTATGCCGAGCGGCTCGGCACTGAGGCGAAGGCAACGACCCGGACCTGGCGCGGACAGATCCATGGCTTCGTATCGAAGCGGGGGGCCATTCCGGAGGCGCAAGAGGCCCTTGAAGCCATCGCAATGGCATGGCGCGCCATGGACCCTGCGCTTGCCCGTTGA
- a CDS encoding alpha/beta fold hydrolase — MKWAQPFETSDGTILNVDMSGEGASVIFQHGLCGDAAQTDEVFPLDAGFRRVTIEARGHGHSQAGNLELLSIATSCDDIATYIEKNLTLPIVIGGISMGAAIALRLAVRRPDLVKALIIARPAWLTASAPENMAPNDEVGRLLKTLPPDVAKTAFLAGPVGVRLAAEAPDNLASLAGFFSRTPLDVTAELLTRISNDGPDVTDEEVGNLTVPTLIIGHDRDNIHPLSHAQVLAERIAGARFVQITSKTESRPQYVADFRLAMGNFLKEL; from the coding sequence ATGAAATGGGCGCAACCGTTCGAAACCAGCGACGGGACCATTCTCAATGTCGATATGTCGGGCGAGGGCGCGTCCGTCATATTCCAGCACGGCCTATGCGGCGACGCTGCGCAGACCGACGAAGTCTTTCCGCTCGATGCGGGTTTTCGCCGGGTTACGATCGAAGCGCGCGGCCACGGCCATTCCCAAGCCGGCAATCTGGAGCTTTTGTCGATTGCGACCTCCTGCGATGATATCGCCACCTATATCGAGAAAAATCTTACGCTACCGATCGTGATCGGCGGCATCTCGATGGGCGCGGCGATCGCTTTGCGTCTCGCGGTCAGGCGGCCCGACCTTGTCAAGGCGCTGATCATTGCAAGGCCGGCCTGGCTGACGGCATCCGCGCCGGAGAATATGGCACCCAACGACGAAGTCGGGCGGCTCCTGAAAACTCTGCCGCCGGATGTGGCAAAGACCGCATTCCTCGCCGGGCCGGTTGGCGTGCGGCTCGCCGCCGAGGCGCCGGACAATCTGGCCTCGCTTGCCGGCTTTTTCTCCCGCACGCCTTTGGATGTGACCGCCGAACTGCTCACCAGGATTTCCAATGACGGTCCTGATGTGACCGACGAGGAGGTCGGCAACCTCACCGTGCCGACGCTCATCATCGGCCATGATCGGGACAACATTCATCCTCTGAGCCACGCGCAGGTTCTTGCCGAGCGGATTGCCGGCGCGCGTTTCGTGCAGATCACATCGAAGACCGAGAGCCGCCCGCAATACGTCGCCGACTTCCGGCTTGCCATGGGCAATTTTCTGAAGGAGCTCTGA
- a CDS encoding sugar phosphate isomerase/epimerase family protein, with protein MKLGIFAKTFEGTEPLTVLNSVAGAGFTCAQYNMACSGLLSMPEIITEAQARAVGEAARSSGVEIVAVSGTFNMIHPDPAMREAGLRRLATLAEGCAGMSTALITLCTGTRDPIDQWKAHADNDTPEAWRDLLEAMGAAIEIAERYDVNLGIEPELANVVNSAEKAHRLIAALKSPRIKIVLDPANLFEVATLDKQRSIVSSSIDLLADRIVMAHAKDRNPDGSFATAGKGVLDYAHYLGRLKAIGFNGSLVTHGLSASEATGAATFLKSSLDGEPAGAGR; from the coding sequence ATGAAGCTCGGTATCTTCGCAAAGACCTTCGAGGGAACGGAACCCTTGACCGTTCTCAACTCGGTCGCCGGAGCCGGGTTCACCTGCGCACAATACAATATGGCCTGCTCGGGCCTTTTGTCGATGCCGGAGATCATTACGGAGGCCCAGGCCCGCGCCGTCGGCGAAGCGGCGCGTAGCAGCGGCGTCGAAATCGTTGCCGTTTCGGGCACCTTCAACATGATCCATCCGGATCCCGCCATGCGCGAGGCCGGCCTTCGCAGATTGGCGACACTGGCGGAGGGCTGCGCCGGCATGTCGACGGCGCTGATCACGCTTTGCACCGGCACACGCGACCCCATCGATCAGTGGAAGGCGCATGCCGACAACGACACGCCGGAGGCCTGGCGGGATCTCCTCGAGGCTATGGGCGCAGCCATCGAGATCGCCGAGCGCTACGATGTCAATCTCGGCATCGAGCCCGAGCTTGCCAATGTCGTCAACTCGGCCGAGAAAGCCCATCGGCTGATTGCCGCACTGAAGAGCCCCCGCATCAAGATCGTGCTCGATCCTGCCAATCTCTTCGAGGTCGCGACGCTGGATAAGCAGCGGAGCATTGTCTCTTCCTCCATCGACCTTCTGGCCGATCGGATCGTCATGGCGCATGCGAAAGATCGCAATCCGGACGGAAGTTTTGCGACCGCCGGCAAGGGTGTGCTCGACTACGCGCATTATCTCGGCCGTCTCAAGGCGATCGGCTTTAACGGCAGTCTCGTCACGCATGGCCTTTCGGCCTCGGAGGCGACCGGTGCGGCAACCTTCCTGAAGAGCAGTCTCGACGGCGAACCTGCGGGGGCAGGAAGATGA
- a CDS encoding ABC transporter ATP-binding protein gives MAVVVLDKICKTYGNSYHAIKDLSLTIHDGEFLILVGPSGCGKSTALRMIAGLEEISSGTLSIGGQDVVDLAPKDRDIAMVFQSYALYPHMTVFDNIAFSMKLAGKNKAERTKRVHEIAKILQLEPLLGNKPAQLSGGQRQRVAMGRAMVREPAAFLMDEPLSNLDAKLRVQMRAEIASLQRQLGVTTIYVTHDQTEALTMGDRVAVLKGGVLQQVDTPRALYHRPVNAFVAGFIGSPSMNLFEGRLAGGRIHLPGFSIPLSDGATERAPGLSAFEGKDVIFGVRPEDLYDSRLPSGASHPTIPVVVKSIEELGSELIVHLKIDAVRIDSGDPDAVEDLSGAANAVARFEAVSAVETGQSIDLAIDPAKLHFFNPQTHMAL, from the coding sequence GTGGCTGTGGTTGTACTCGACAAAATCTGCAAGACCTATGGAAACAGCTACCATGCGATCAAGGATCTGAGCCTGACGATCCATGATGGCGAGTTTCTGATTCTGGTCGGGCCGTCCGGATGCGGAAAGTCGACCGCTCTGCGCATGATTGCCGGGCTCGAGGAAATCAGCAGCGGAACGTTGAGCATCGGCGGTCAGGACGTCGTGGATCTCGCGCCCAAGGACCGGGACATTGCCATGGTCTTTCAAAGCTATGCGCTTTATCCGCACATGACCGTCTTCGACAACATTGCCTTTTCGATGAAGCTGGCCGGAAAAAACAAGGCCGAACGCACCAAGCGCGTGCATGAGATTGCCAAGATCCTGCAGCTGGAGCCCTTGCTGGGCAATAAGCCCGCACAGCTTTCCGGCGGCCAGCGCCAGCGTGTCGCGATGGGCCGCGCCATGGTCCGCGAGCCCGCGGCATTCCTCATGGACGAACCGCTCTCGAACCTCGATGCGAAGCTGCGGGTTCAGATGCGGGCGGAGATCGCAAGCCTGCAGAGACAGCTGGGCGTGACGACGATCTACGTGACGCACGACCAGACCGAAGCGCTGACCATGGGCGATCGGGTCGCGGTGCTGAAGGGCGGCGTGCTTCAGCAGGTGGATACGCCCAGGGCTCTCTATCACCGGCCGGTCAATGCGTTTGTCGCCGGCTTTATCGGCTCGCCGTCGATGAACCTTTTCGAAGGGCGTCTGGCGGGCGGGCGGATCCATCTGCCGGGCTTCTCCATTCCCTTGTCCGACGGCGCCACCGAGCGCGCTCCCGGCCTGTCCGCCTTTGAGGGAAAGGACGTGATCTTTGGGGTCAGGCCCGAGGACCTCTACGACAGCCGGTTGCCGTCAGGCGCCTCCCATCCGACGATCCCGGTTGTCGTGAAGTCGATCGAGGAGCTCGGCTCCGAGTTGATCGTGCATTTGAAGATCGATGCGGTCCGGATCGATTCGGGCGACCCCGATGCCGTCGAAGACCTGAGCGGGGCCGCCAATGCCGTCGCGCGGTTCGAAGCGGTCAGCGCGGTCGAGACGGGCCAATCGATCGATCTGGCCATCGACCCGGCGAAACTGCACTTTTTCAATCCTCAAACACATATGGCGCTATGA